A genomic stretch from Enterobacter dykesii includes:
- a CDS encoding DUF3820 family protein: MEKEQLVEIANTEMPFGKYKGRRLIDLPEEYLLWFARKDEFPAGRLGELMAITLLIKTEGLTQLVQPLKRP, from the coding sequence GTGGAGAAAGAACAGCTCGTTGAGATTGCCAATACGGAGATGCCGTTCGGTAAATACAAGGGCCGCAGGCTGATTGATTTGCCGGAGGAGTATCTGCTGTGGTTTGCCCGCAAGGATGAATTCCCGGCAGGGCGACTGGGCGAGCTGATGGCTATCACGTTACTGATCAAAACCGAGGGGCTGACCCAGCTGGTTCAGCCCCTGAAACGTCCTTAA
- a CDS encoding bile acid:sodium symporter family protein: MKLFRIVDPFTLTLVVTVLLASFFPARGGFVPFFEGLTTAAIALLFFMHGAKLSREAIIAGGSHWRLHLWVMCSTFILFPILGVLFAWWAPVNVDPALYTGFLYLCILPATVQSAIAFTSLAGGNVAAAVCSASASSLLGIFVSPLLVGLLMNMHGAEGNLEQVGKICLQLLLPFVLGHLSRPWTGAFVAKHKKWISKTDQSSILLVVYSAFSEAVVNGIWHKVGAGSLLFIVVVSLVLLAIVIAVNVFVARRCGFSKADEITIVFCGSKKSLANGIPMANILFPTSVIGMMVLPLMIFHQIQLMVCAVLARRYKRQTEKLAQEETRAAKA, encoded by the coding sequence ATGAAACTATTTCGTATTGTTGATCCGTTTACGCTCACCCTGGTGGTTACCGTTTTACTGGCCTCGTTCTTCCCCGCCCGCGGGGGCTTTGTCCCGTTTTTTGAAGGGCTGACGACGGCCGCCATCGCGCTGCTGTTCTTTATGCATGGCGCAAAGCTCTCGCGCGAAGCGATTATTGCCGGCGGTAGCCACTGGCGGCTGCATCTCTGGGTGATGTGCAGCACGTTCATTCTGTTCCCAATCCTCGGAGTGCTGTTTGCCTGGTGGGCGCCGGTTAACGTCGACCCGGCGCTCTACACCGGTTTCCTGTATCTCTGTATTCTGCCGGCTACCGTACAGTCCGCCATTGCCTTTACCTCTCTCGCTGGAGGGAACGTTGCGGCCGCGGTCTGCTCGGCATCGGCATCCAGCCTGCTTGGAATTTTCGTTTCCCCGCTGCTGGTGGGCCTGCTGATGAACATGCACGGCGCGGAAGGCAATCTCGAGCAGGTTGGAAAAATCTGCCTGCAGCTGCTGCTCCCGTTTGTCCTGGGGCATCTATCCCGTCCATGGACCGGGGCGTTCGTGGCGAAGCACAAAAAATGGATCTCCAAAACCGACCAGTCATCAATTCTGCTGGTGGTCTATTCCGCCTTCAGCGAAGCGGTCGTGAACGGGATCTGGCATAAGGTAGGCGCAGGCTCGCTGCTGTTTATCGTGGTAGTCAGCCTCGTCCTGTTGGCGATTGTGATTGCGGTAAACGTCTTTGTGGCACGCAGGTGCGGCTTCAGCAAAGCGGATGAAATCACCATTGTCTTCTGCGGTTCGAAGAAAAGCCTGGCGAACGGTATCCCGATGGCCAATATTCTGTTCCCGACCTCGGTGATTGGGATGATGGTGCTGCCGCTGATGATTTTCCACCAGATCCAGCTGATGGTCTGCGCGGTGCTGGCGCGTCGCTACAAGCGCCAGACCGAAAAGCTGGCGCAGGAAGAGACCCGCGCCGCGAAGGCTTAA
- a CDS encoding FlxA-like family protein — translation MTTIQASTQMIQTSSGGSGASGSNDIASQISSIIDKINKLTQQLKELANNTGSADEKKKQQELIQTQIKVLQAQLAALQRQQAEEAQKKQDLNLGKVEGVNNPSDDHQIDIYI, via the coding sequence ATGACGACCATTCAGGCTTCAACCCAAATGATTCAAACCAGCAGCGGTGGGAGTGGTGCTTCTGGCAGCAACGACATCGCTTCCCAGATCAGCAGTATTATTGACAAGATCAATAAGCTGACTCAGCAGCTAAAAGAACTGGCGAACAACACCGGCAGCGCTGATGAGAAGAAGAAGCAGCAGGAGCTTATTCAGACCCAGATCAAAGTGCTGCAGGCGCAGCTCGCCGCGCTGCAGCGCCAGCAGGCCGAAGAGGCCCAGAAGAAGCAGGATCTAAATCTGGGCAAGGTCGAAGGTGTGAATAACCCGTCAGACGATCATCAGATCGATATCTACATCTAA
- the gltX gene encoding glutamate--tRNA ligase: MKIKTRFAPSPTGYLHVGGARTALYSWLFARHNKGEFVLRIEDTDLERSTPEAIEAIMDGMNWLNLEWDEGPYFQTKRFDRYNAVIDEMLVAGTAYKCYCSKERLDELREAQMANGEKPRYDGRCRHDHSEHAADEPCVVRFANPQEGSVIFDDQIRGPIEFSNQELDDLIIRRTDGSPTYNFCVVVDDWDMEITHVVRGEDHINNTPRQINILKALNAPVPVYAHVSMINGDDGKKLSKRHGAVSVMQYRDDGYLPEALLNYLVRLGWAHGDQEIFSREEMIELFSLSSVSKSASAFNTDKLLWLNHHYINTMQPEYVATYLQWHIEQANIDTRTGPELADLVKLLGERCKTLKEIAESCRYFYEEFEEFDADAAKKHLRPVARQPLEVVRDKLAALTEWTAENVHQAIQATADELEVGMGKVGMPLRVAVTGAGQSPALDVTVHAIGKSRSVARINKALDFIAERENQQ, from the coding sequence ATGAAAATCAAAACTCGCTTCGCGCCGAGCCCGACAGGCTATCTGCACGTCGGTGGTGCACGTACCGCTCTCTATTCCTGGCTTTTCGCACGTCACAACAAAGGTGAGTTCGTGCTGCGTATTGAAGACACCGATCTTGAGCGCTCCACGCCAGAAGCAATTGAAGCCATTATGGATGGGATGAACTGGCTGAATCTGGAATGGGATGAAGGTCCTTATTTCCAGACCAAACGCTTTGACCGCTATAACGCTGTCATTGATGAGATGCTGGTCGCGGGCACGGCGTATAAGTGCTACTGCTCTAAAGAGCGTCTGGATGAACTGCGTGAAGCGCAGATGGCGAACGGTGAAAAGCCGCGTTATGACGGCCGCTGCCGACACGACCATAGCGAGCATGCTGCAGATGAGCCTTGCGTGGTGCGTTTTGCTAACCCGCAAGAGGGATCGGTGATCTTTGACGACCAGATCCGTGGCCCAATTGAATTCAGCAACCAGGAGCTGGACGATCTGATCATCCGTCGTACCGACGGTTCCCCAACCTATAACTTCTGCGTTGTGGTTGACGACTGGGATATGGAAATTACCCACGTTGTCCGTGGTGAAGACCATATCAACAATACGCCGCGTCAGATCAACATCCTGAAGGCGCTGAACGCCCCTGTGCCAGTTTATGCGCACGTTTCCATGATCAACGGCGATGACGGGAAAAAACTGTCTAAACGTCACGGTGCGGTAAGCGTTATGCAGTATCGCGACGACGGTTACCTGCCGGAAGCGCTGCTGAACTATCTGGTGCGTCTGGGCTGGGCCCACGGTGACCAGGAGATCTTCAGCCGCGAAGAGATGATCGAACTGTTCTCTCTGAGCTCTGTTAGCAAATCAGCGAGCGCCTTTAATACCGACAAGCTCCTGTGGCTGAACCATCATTACATTAACACCATGCAGCCAGAATATGTGGCGACGTATCTGCAGTGGCATATTGAGCAGGCAAATATTGATACCCGCACTGGCCCTGAGCTGGCGGACCTGGTGAAACTCCTCGGCGAGCGCTGCAAAACGCTGAAAGAGATTGCCGAAAGCTGCCGCTACTTCTATGAAGAGTTTGAAGAGTTCGACGCGGACGCCGCGAAGAAACACCTCCGTCCGGTTGCGCGTCAGCCGCTGGAAGTGGTGCGCGACAAGCTGGCGGCCCTTACCGAGTGGACCGCTGAGAATGTGCATCAAGCGATTCAGGCGACGGCAGACGAGCTGGAAGTCGGTATGGGTAAAGTCGGCATGCCACTGCGCGTTGCGGTGACCGGGGCGGGGCAGTCTCCGGCGCTGGATGTGACGGTTCACGCGATCGGCAAGTCACGCAGCGTGGCGCGCATTAACAAGGCGCTGGACTTTATCGCTGAACGTGAAAATCAGCAGTAA
- a CDS encoding LysR family transcriptional regulator produces MNYSLRQLRIFVTVAHARSFSRAGETIGLSQSAVSHSVKELENQTGVKLLDRTTREVVLTEAGQQLALRLERLLDELNSTLRDVGRLGQQLSGTVRVAASQTISAHLIPQCIAEGNHRYPDIDFVLHDRPQQWVLESIRQGDADFGIVIDPGQASDLACESVLSEPFLLLCRDDDPLATLPEVSWQSLTGANLVLQDYASGSRPLIDSALVNQGVKATIVQEIGHPATLFPMVEAGIGISVLPALALPLPQGSRLAVRRLTPVVERKLMLVRRKNRSLSGAAQAIWEVVRIQAQRLTEARIRDPLFNASDD; encoded by the coding sequence ATGAATTACTCCTTACGCCAGCTTCGTATTTTCGTCACCGTCGCCCACGCCCGCAGCTTTAGCCGGGCAGGGGAGACGATTGGCCTGAGCCAGTCGGCGGTCAGCCACAGCGTGAAAGAGCTGGAGAATCAGACCGGGGTGAAGTTGCTTGACCGCACCACGCGTGAAGTGGTACTGACCGAAGCGGGGCAGCAGCTCGCCCTGCGTCTTGAACGATTGCTGGATGAGCTGAACAGCACGCTCAGAGACGTGGGGAGGCTGGGGCAGCAGCTTTCGGGGACCGTGCGCGTCGCGGCCAGCCAGACGATATCAGCGCACCTTATCCCGCAGTGTATTGCCGAGGGAAATCATCGCTACCCGGACATTGATTTTGTCCTGCATGACAGGCCGCAGCAGTGGGTGCTGGAGAGCATCCGCCAGGGCGATGCGGATTTTGGTATTGTTATCGATCCCGGCCAGGCGAGCGATCTGGCGTGCGAAAGCGTACTTTCCGAGCCATTCTTGCTGCTCTGCCGTGACGACGACCCGCTGGCCACGTTGCCGGAAGTCAGCTGGCAGTCCCTGACCGGCGCGAACCTGGTTTTACAGGATTATGCCTCGGGCAGCCGTCCGCTGATTGATTCCGCGCTGGTGAATCAGGGCGTAAAGGCAACGATCGTGCAGGAGATTGGGCACCCGGCAACGCTGTTTCCCATGGTGGAAGCAGGGATTGGCATCAGCGTGTTGCCCGCCCTGGCGCTTCCCCTGCCGCAGGGGAGTCGACTGGCCGTCAGGCGATTAACGCCCGTTGTTGAGCGAAAGCTGATGCTGGTGCGGCGAAAAAATCGTTCACTCTCGGGGGCGGCGCAGGCCATCTGGGAAGTGGTGCGCATCCAGGCACAGCGATTAACCGAGGCCCGCATACGCGACCCACTGTTTAATGCATCAGACGATTAG